In a genomic window of Gloeocapsopsis dulcis:
- the xth gene encoding exodeoxyribonuclease III, which translates to MQIATWNVNSIRTRQEHVTAWLQQNPVDVLCLQETKVVDVDFPRSPFEQLNYHVYVSGQKSYNGVAILSRAPLTDVSTGFTPILGEAIAESLSEIDTQKRLITGSIAGIRIVNLYVPNGAAVGSEKYTYKLRWLQALREYLQSLLVESANICICGDFNIALEDCDLHDPAITGHIMASELERQALREILALGFSDAFRKFTSEAGHYSWWDYRSGAFRRNLGWRIDHHYLTPDLYKQAKSCFIDITPRKLPKPSDHAPVVVEF; encoded by the coding sequence ATGCAAATTGCCACTTGGAACGTTAATTCAATTCGGACTCGCCAAGAACACGTTACTGCTTGGTTGCAGCAAAACCCTGTTGATGTGTTGTGTTTGCAAGAAACTAAAGTTGTCGATGTAGATTTTCCGCGATCGCCTTTTGAGCAACTCAACTATCACGTTTATGTTTCTGGACAAAAATCTTATAATGGCGTAGCGATTCTCAGCCGTGCGCCGTTAACAGATGTTAGTACAGGCTTCACACCGATTTTGGGTGAGGCGATCGCCGAATCACTTTCAGAAATTGATACGCAAAAACGACTCATTACTGGTTCAATAGCGGGCATTCGCATTGTTAATCTCTATGTACCAAATGGTGCAGCTGTAGGTAGTGAGAAGTATACATATAAACTGCGGTGGCTACAAGCGTTGCGCGAATACTTGCAGTCACTTTTGGTTGAATCAGCTAACATTTGTATTTGTGGTGACTTCAATATTGCACTCGAAGACTGCGACCTGCACGATCCCGCTATCACAGGACATATTATGGCATCAGAACTTGAGCGACAAGCACTGCGTGAAATCTTAGCACTAGGTTTTAGTGATGCTTTTCGCAAGTTTACTTCTGAAGCAGGACACTATAGTTGGTGGGACTATCGTAGTGGAGCTTTTCGGCGTAACTTAGGTTGGAGAATCGACCATCACTATCTCACTCCTGACCTATACAAACAAGCAAAAAGCTGCTTTATTGATATCACGCCACGAAAGTTACCCAAACCGAGCGATCATGCTCCTGTAGTTGTTGAATTTTAG
- a CDS encoding DUF1028 domain-containing protein, protein MTFSIVAWDSTTQMTGVAVATKHLAVGALVPHAKATIGAIATQAQTNPLLGIWGIQLLEQRAISEGTLDEISVEDIIYLLLKDDKDRDHRQLHLVDHNGHTAAWTGKECIDWAGHFTFPYFSVAGNMLVGEQTLLAMAEAYQAKEGMEFSERLLQALEAGEAAGGDKRGRQSAAIYVVNQDVYPYLDLRVDHHNNPIAELRYLFEESRKDYYQMFRRTMPTRHPRTMETMVVLEKSVTV, encoded by the coding sequence ATGACATTCTCAATTGTGGCTTGGGATTCTACAACACAAATGACAGGGGTTGCAGTCGCAACAAAGCATCTAGCAGTAGGGGCATTAGTGCCTCATGCCAAAGCAACAATTGGGGCGATCGCAACTCAAGCACAAACCAATCCGCTGTTGGGAATTTGGGGTATTCAATTACTAGAGCAACGGGCAATTAGCGAAGGTACTCTTGACGAAATTTCTGTCGAAGATATTATTTACCTCTTGCTCAAAGATGACAAAGACCGCGACCATCGGCAACTACACCTTGTCGATCACAATGGACACACTGCGGCTTGGACAGGTAAAGAGTGCATTGATTGGGCAGGACATTTCACCTTCCCCTATTTCTCTGTAGCTGGCAATATGCTTGTCGGCGAACAAACCTTGCTGGCAATGGCAGAAGCGTATCAAGCAAAAGAGGGGATGGAGTTTTCCGAACGGTTACTGCAAGCGTTGGAAGCTGGGGAAGCAGCTGGCGGTGATAAGCGGGGTCGTCAATCGGCAGCAATTTATGTTGTCAATCAAGATGTCTATCCCTATCTCGATCTGCGCGTCGATCACCATAACAATCCTATTGCAGAACTGCGCTATTTATTTGAAGAATCCCGCAAGGACTACTATCAAATGTTTCGTCGCACGATGCCCACACGACACCCCCGCACCATGGAAACCATGGTTGTATTAGAAAAATCGGTGACAGTGTAG
- a CDS encoding WD40 repeat domain-containing protein: MIQVIHSHEVFATQRLCTLWHSYTVNSAAISPDNTILVSGSSDSKIRLWNPLTGELRSTLTGHSDEVKSVAISPDGQTLISSSADTTIKIWRVVMNDE, encoded by the coding sequence TTGATACAGGTTATTCATTCTCACGAAGTTTTTGCAACACAACGCCTTTGTACGCTTTGGCATTCCTATACAGTAAATTCTGCTGCTATTAGTCCAGATAACACTATTCTTGTTAGTGGTAGTAGTGACAGCAAAATTCGGTTATGGAACCCACTAACTGGGGAATTGCGTTCTACTCTAACAGGACATTCAGATGAAGTAAAATCCGTTGCGATTAGTCCAGATGGACAAACTTTAATCAGTAGTAGTGCGGATACAACAATCAAAATTTGGCGGGTAGTAATGAATGATGAATGA
- a CDS encoding SDR family oxidoreductase, whose translation MFLVTGATGQIGRRVVRLLRQQELPVRAFVRLNSRYAELEHRGAEIFIGDLRQEKDIQKACQGVQYIISTHGSDGDPLALDYRANIELIDHAQAQQVRHFVFISVLGADRGYEDAPTFKAKRAVEQYLQNSGLNYTIFRPAGLSSNLLSLAERFRQTRMYLLIGDPKNRTSIVSTDDLAQMVVNSISVFGAKNQVLPVGGPEILQREDIPRIFSRVFNQEPVIINPPLFVVDGLRTVLGLLNPSVQKTLGTFRTLLANEFFCTPDEIAHLESVFNLKLETLESFLRRYLAV comes from the coding sequence ATGTTTCTAGTCACAGGAGCAACAGGACAAATTGGGCGAAGAGTGGTACGATTGCTGCGACAACAAGAACTACCTGTACGTGCTTTTGTCCGTCTCAACTCTCGCTACGCTGAGTTAGAACACCGAGGTGCAGAAATTTTTATTGGTGACTTGCGCCAAGAAAAAGATATTCAAAAAGCTTGTCAAGGAGTGCAGTACATCATCAGCACTCATGGTTCAGATGGCGATCCGCTAGCGCTTGATTATCGTGCCAATATTGAGTTAATTGACCACGCTCAAGCACAACAGGTCAGGCATTTTGTGTTTATTTCTGTGTTAGGTGCAGATCGAGGCTATGAAGATGCTCCTACATTTAAAGCCAAACGAGCAGTAGAACAATATCTCCAAAACAGTGGTTTAAATTATACAATCTTTCGCCCTGCCGGATTATCCTCAAATTTGCTATCACTTGCCGAACGATTTCGCCAAACAAGAATGTATTTATTAATTGGCGATCCCAAAAACCGCACCTCAATTGTTAGTACAGATGATTTAGCGCAAATGGTGGTGAATTCAATTTCGGTTTTTGGAGCAAAAAACCAAGTTTTACCAGTGGGAGGACCAGAAATTTTACAACGAGAAGATATTCCCCGCATTTTTAGTCGCGTTTTTAATCAGGAACCTGTTATTATTAATCCACCCTTATTTGTCGTTGATGGTTTACGAACAGTATTAGGGTTGTTAAATCCTTCAGTGCAAAAAACTCTAGGTACTTTTCGCACTCTACTTGCAAATGAGTTTTTCTGTACGCCAGACGAAATTGCCCACTTGGAATCAGTGTTTAATTTGAAACTAGAAACTTTAGAAAGTTTTTTAAGGCGCTATTTAGCCGTTTGA
- a CDS encoding CoA-acylating methylmalonate-semialdehyde dehydrogenase, with amino-acid sequence MSCATVLQNYINGEWCDSSATAYLDVTNPATAEILAKVPLGIATDVDQAANAAATAFNTWRRTPPGERVQYLFKLKALLEEHFEDLATTITQECGKTLAESKGELQRAIENVEVACGIPILMQGYNSEDIAKGIDEILIRQPLGVAAVIAPFNFPGMIPFWFMPYAIACGNTYIIKPSEKVPLTMQKVMQLLAQTGLPKGVVNLVNGAKEVVDAILAHPAIRAISFVGSTPVARYVYSRASANGKRAQCQGGAKNPVIVLPDADMEMTTRIVADSAFGCAGQRCLAASLAITVGEARHTFTEAITDAASTRVVGYGLDDGIQMGPVITAESRSRIEQLIQQGIAEGAKPLVDGRQTNIADYPQGYFIRPTLLQNIEPTSTIAQTEVFGPVLGLIHLNTVDDAIAFVNSGQYGNMACLFTSSGAAARKFRYEAEVGNIGINIGVAAPMAFFPFSGWKESFFGDLHGQGHHAVEFFTQTKVVVERWFQDWSRQF; translated from the coding sequence ATGAGTTGTGCCACTGTTCTCCAAAACTATATTAACGGCGAATGGTGTGACTCCAGTGCTACTGCGTATTTAGATGTAACTAATCCGGCAACAGCGGAAATACTAGCTAAGGTTCCATTAGGAATAGCAACAGACGTAGATCAAGCAGCAAACGCCGCAGCCACAGCATTTAACACCTGGCGGCGCACTCCACCTGGGGAACGGGTGCAGTATTTGTTTAAACTTAAAGCGCTGTTAGAGGAGCATTTTGAAGATTTAGCAACAACAATTACACAAGAGTGCGGCAAGACTTTAGCAGAGTCAAAAGGAGAATTGCAACGGGCGATTGAAAATGTAGAAGTTGCTTGCGGAATTCCGATTTTGATGCAAGGCTACAACTCAGAAGATATTGCCAAAGGTATTGATGAAATTTTAATTCGACAACCTTTAGGAGTCGCAGCAGTTATTGCGCCGTTTAACTTTCCTGGGATGATTCCCTTTTGGTTTATGCCGTATGCGATCGCCTGCGGTAACACGTACATCATCAAGCCCTCAGAAAAAGTGCCGCTGACAATGCAAAAAGTCATGCAGCTTCTAGCACAGACAGGATTACCCAAAGGAGTTGTTAATCTCGTTAATGGCGCTAAAGAAGTTGTTGATGCAATTCTCGCTCATCCAGCAATTCGTGCAATTAGCTTTGTCGGTTCGACTCCCGTGGCGCGTTATGTTTACAGTCGGGCATCAGCAAATGGTAAACGCGCTCAATGTCAGGGTGGGGCTAAAAATCCGGTAATTGTGCTACCCGATGCTGATATGGAAATGACAACTCGTATTGTTGCCGATAGTGCCTTTGGTTGCGCTGGACAACGTTGCTTAGCAGCTTCACTCGCAATAACAGTTGGAGAAGCACGTCACACATTTACCGAAGCGATCACCGATGCGGCGTCTACTCGCGTTGTTGGTTACGGATTGGATGACGGGATACAAATGGGACCTGTAATTACTGCTGAAAGTCGCTCTCGAATTGAGCAATTGATTCAGCAGGGAATTGCCGAAGGTGCAAAGCCACTAGTTGATGGTCGGCAGACAAACATTGCGGACTACCCTCAAGGTTATTTTATTCGACCAACGCTACTCCAGAATATCGAGCCGACAAGTACAATTGCTCAAACAGAGGTTTTTGGTCCTGTATTAGGTTTAATTCATCTCAATACGGTTGATGATGCGATCGCCTTCGTTAACAGCGGTCAATACGGTAACATGGCGTGCTTATTTACCTCTAGTGGCGCTGCTGCACGGAAATTTCGCTATGAAGCGGAAGTCGGTAATATTGGCATCAACATTGGTGTTGCTGCACCAATGGCTTTCTTTCCCTTTAGCGGTTGGAAGGAAAGTTTCTTTGGCGATCTGCACGGACAAGGACATCATGCCGTTGAATTCTTTACCCAAACCAAAGTTGTTGTTGAGCGCTGGTTTCAAGATTGGTCAAGACAGTTTTAG
- a CDS encoding PH domain-containing protein, giving the protein MKEVFKAPWTISLIAITTVVSVLLLGIVLVGLLTGPRYDIAWIVAMVVIPLVILLTSVFFSIRGYAIADKTLYVQRIGWNTKIDLENLMTADVDPQAMRNSLRKWGNGGLFSFSGKFYNRKLGNYEAYATDPHKAVVLKLRDRTIVVTPEYPERFVTQVLLISS; this is encoded by the coding sequence ATGAAGGAAGTATTTAAGGCTCCTTGGACCATATCACTTATTGCTATTACTACTGTAGTTTCTGTACTACTGCTGGGAATTGTTCTAGTTGGGCTGTTGACTGGTCCTCGTTATGATATTGCGTGGATAGTGGCGATGGTTGTGATTCCTTTGGTGATTCTGTTGACATCTGTATTTTTCAGCATTCGCGGTTATGCGATCGCCGACAAGACACTGTATGTTCAGCGCATTGGGTGGAATACAAAAATTGATTTAGAGAATTTAATGACTGCTGATGTAGATCCACAAGCAATGCGAAACTCACTACGCAAGTGGGGAAATGGTGGTTTATTTAGTTTCTCTGGGAAATTCTACAACCGGAAACTAGGAAATTACGAAGCTTATGCAACAGATCCGCATAAAGCAGTGGTTCTGAAATTGCGCGATCGCACAATTGTCGTGACTCCAGAATATCCAGAAAGATTTGTAACTCAGGTTTTACTGATATCTAGTTAA
- the asnB gene encoding asparagine synthase (glutamine-hydrolyzing), with amino-acid sequence MCGIGGVMHHDPARPVNPDVLVTMAAIQYHRGPDGFGVKVMSGRGVGFTHARLSIIDLNPERGRQPFVSADGQYMIAHNGEFYDYKRIRAELTSLGYRFRSKSDTELTMHLTDRYGLEGALPHLRGEFAFALYERSKDRLTLVRDRFGVKPLYWTMTPEGLVFGSEIKVLFAHPAVQRRFSSEGLYHQLMQLIVPGTSAFEGIYAVEPGQMVIVERQDGQLRVKTKQYWDLNFPRQSERGSRLADEKYIEELRSRFIEAVQLRLEADVPVACYLSGGIDSCTIMGIAAASQQSPVKAFTIGFDDRDYDETAIAREMAQATGADQDVLMVDGNQLYDHFARTIWHTERSIYNTFTVAKLLMSEHVNKAGYKVVVTGEGSDELFAGYPQLRLDMILHGMDDASPEERADLEDWLAASNRLFKGNLLAEKALDDQALTSLVGFTPSCLQSWLSASAYVPGLLHPDRRAAMQNYSPGQAIANVLDGDQLEGRHPLDKVQYIWIKTQFESQVLGWAGDRVDMANSMEARPPFLDHPLVEFAVTLPQNMRLRGRKDKYILRETMRSLLPKALYERQKFAFMAPPSHTDPIKQRAMQALSATYLSKQAIEEADLLDAAGVQKILQRHGDANTPVSDRVQLDAIINHMLSVQMLHKHFIGNNIPTAARDRAKERGWYAKDQLVLVGA; translated from the coding sequence ATGTGCGGTATTGGTGGCGTCATGCACCACGATCCGGCTCGTCCTGTGAATCCAGATGTCCTGGTGACAATGGCGGCAATTCAGTATCATCGCGGTCCAGATGGCTTCGGTGTCAAAGTTATGAGCGGTCGCGGTGTTGGCTTCACCCATGCGCGATTATCAATCATCGACCTCAACCCCGAACGCGGACGACAGCCGTTTGTTTCTGCTGATGGACAGTACATGATTGCCCACAATGGGGAGTTTTACGACTACAAACGCATCCGCGCTGAACTAACTTCGCTAGGTTATCGCTTTCGCAGCAAGAGCGATACCGAACTAACGATGCATTTGACAGATCGCTATGGTTTAGAAGGTGCGTTACCACATCTACGCGGCGAATTTGCCTTTGCACTCTACGAACGTTCCAAAGATCGACTGACATTAGTACGCGATCGCTTTGGTGTCAAACCCTTGTACTGGACGATGACACCCGAAGGTTTAGTCTTTGGTTCGGAAATTAAAGTCTTGTTCGCGCACCCAGCAGTGCAACGCCGCTTTTCCTCGGAAGGACTTTATCATCAGCTAATGCAGCTAATTGTACCAGGAACATCAGCGTTTGAGGGAATTTATGCCGTTGAACCTGGGCAAATGGTCATTGTCGAGCGTCAAGATGGGCAACTACGCGTTAAAACAAAACAATACTGGGATTTGAACTTTCCACGTCAATCTGAACGCGGATCGCGCTTAGCAGATGAAAAGTACATCGAAGAGTTACGCAGCCGCTTTATTGAAGCTGTACAATTGCGACTCGAAGCTGATGTCCCTGTAGCTTGTTATCTCTCTGGTGGGATTGACTCGTGTACGATTATGGGTATTGCCGCCGCAAGTCAGCAATCACCTGTAAAAGCCTTTACGATTGGATTTGACGATCGCGACTACGACGAAACGGCGATCGCGCGGGAAATGGCGCAAGCAACAGGTGCAGATCAAGATGTCTTGATGGTCGATGGCAATCAGCTTTACGATCACTTTGCTCGTACCATATGGCATACAGAACGCAGTATTTATAACACTTTTACCGTTGCCAAGTTGTTGATGAGCGAACACGTCAACAAAGCTGGTTACAAAGTGGTAGTTACAGGAGAAGGATCAGATGAACTCTTTGCTGGATATCCACAACTGCGACTTGATATGATTTTGCACGGCATGGATGATGCCTCACCTGAAGAACGTGCTGATTTAGAAGATTGGTTGGCAGCAAGTAATCGCCTGTTTAAAGGTAATCTCTTGGCAGAAAAAGCCTTAGACGATCAAGCACTCACAAGTTTAGTAGGCTTTACACCAAGTTGTCTGCAATCGTGGTTATCTGCATCTGCTTATGTTCCAGGATTACTCCATCCCGATCGCCGCGCTGCAATGCAAAATTACTCGCCAGGACAAGCGATCGCAAATGTACTTGATGGAGATCAACTCGAAGGTCGTCACCCCCTTGACAAAGTGCAATATATATGGATAAAAACTCAGTTTGAGTCACAAGTCCTCGGCTGGGCAGGCGATCGCGTCGATATGGCAAACTCGATGGAAGCACGTCCGCCGTTTCTCGATCATCCCTTAGTAGAATTCGCCGTTACTCTACCGCAAAATATGCGCTTGCGGGGACGCAAAGATAAATATATTCTGCGCGAAACAATGCGATCGCTTTTACCAAAAGCACTTTATGAAAGGCAAAAGTTTGCCTTTATGGCTCCACCATCGCACACCGATCCGATCAAACAACGCGCCATGCAGGCGTTATCTGCAACATATTTATCAAAACAAGCAATTGAGGAAGCAGACTTACTCGACGCCGCAGGAGTACAAAAGATTCTTCAGCGTCACGGCGACGCAAATACACCCGTTTCAGACCGCGTGCAACTAGATGCAATTATTAATCATATGCTCAGCGTGCAAATGCTTCACAAGCATTTCATCGGCAACAATATTCCTACAGCAGCCCGCGATCGCGCTAAAGAACGCGGTTGGTACGCTAAAGATCAACTTGTTTTGGTAGGTGCTTAG
- a CDS encoding molybdenum cofactor guanylyltransferase, with product MAYNSNSNLKSPHSLSAIVLAGGKSSRMGQDKALILIHGVPLLQLICNIAGTLCNTVYVVTPTPEKYQHLSLKHCQFVREVPLPQENLSNPASTKITLPLPHGPLVGFAQGLAVVQTDWVLLLACDLPKLQAEVLQDWVRELENIPQDAIAALPRHAKGWEPLCGFYRRSCLPVLNDFIAQGGRSFQAWLAQNSVHILPLPAADMLFNCNTPDDLAFVIDDKQ from the coding sequence ATGGCGTATAATTCTAATTCCAACTTAAAATCGCCGCACTCGCTCAGTGCAATTGTCTTAGCAGGTGGCAAAAGTTCGCGAATGGGTCAAGATAAAGCCCTGATACTCATTCATGGTGTCCCGTTGTTGCAATTAATCTGCAATATTGCTGGTACTCTATGCAACACAGTCTATGTTGTCACACCAACACCAGAAAAATATCAGCATCTATCCCTAAAACATTGCCAATTTGTTCGTGAAGTACCACTTCCTCAAGAAAATTTGAGTAACCCAGCTTCGACTAAAATAACTTTACCACTACCGCATGGTCCATTAGTTGGTTTCGCCCAAGGGCTTGCTGTCGTGCAAACTGATTGGGTTTTGTTACTTGCTTGCGACTTACCAAAACTGCAAGCAGAAGTGTTACAAGATTGGGTAAGAGAGTTAGAAAATATTCCTCAAGATGCGATCGCTGCTTTACCTCGTCATGCAAAAGGTTGGGAACCTTTATGTGGTTTCTACCGCCGTAGTTGTTTACCTGTATTAAATGATTTTATTGCGCAAGGAGGGCGATCGTTTCAAGCTTGGTTAGCGCAAAACTCCGTACACATTTTACCTTTACCAGCAGCAGATATGCTCTTTAACTGCAATACACCCGATGATTTAGCTTTTGTTATCGATGACAAACAGTAA
- a CDS encoding DUF1499 domain-containing protein, with amino-acid sequence MSTVETKQNSVFQRVLFTFIALLVVTICALGTKIAFSGEPQLFAGTRPDNLGVRAGQLAPCPSTPKCVNSQSQHTVHQIPPLTYNSTDQAAMVNLKTVLQSFRRAKAIAQSDNYIYSEFTIPVVGFVDDVEFLLDQDAKVIHVRSASRLGEGDLGVNRRRIENIRAKFSELDALKLS; translated from the coding sequence ATGTCAACAGTTGAGACAAAACAAAATTCTGTATTCCAACGAGTTCTTTTTACCTTCATAGCATTACTTGTAGTTACTATCTGCGCATTAGGGACAAAAATAGCCTTTTCTGGAGAACCGCAGTTATTTGCTGGAACGCGACCTGATAACCTTGGGGTTCGTGCAGGTCAACTCGCACCCTGTCCTAGTACTCCTAAGTGTGTCAATAGTCAAAGCCAGCATACTGTGCATCAGATCCCACCTCTAACTTATAATTCAACAGATCAAGCCGCAATGGTTAACCTAAAAACAGTACTGCAATCTTTTCGACGCGCAAAAGCGATCGCTCAAAGTGACAATTACATTTATAGCGAATTTACAATTCCTGTTGTCGGATTTGTTGATGATGTCGAATTTCTGCTCGATCAAGATGCCAAAGTAATTCACGTTCGTTCTGCTTCGCGTTTAGGAGAGGGTGATTTGGGAGTAAATCGGCGTAGAATCGAAAATATAAGAGCTAAATTCAGTGAACTTGACGCTCTAAAACTGTCTTGA
- the ggt gene encoding gamma-glutamyltransferase, protein MSSTFSFSAVFTPLVANLSSLSVSSVANAASPTTMSTNGMVTTPHYHASQAALEILKGGGNAVDAAIAAASTLAAVYPHMNSIGGDNFWLIYNAKTNELRALNASGRAGERATIEFYQKQGYEKIPSRGYLAANTVPGVVSGWEQAYNYAQKTIGNSLPWNQLLTSAIRYAEIGVPVTPSQETWTKTNIDEKDQEFRALQRFPAFRQTYLKANGEPYTVGEIFKQPELAQTLKVIASQGATAFYRGEIAQRIVTDVQKNGGLLTLQDFAQHTANWVEPISANYRGYQAYNFPPNTQGIASLSILNILNNFDLTKIREGTADYYHLIVEATKQAFADRDKFVSDPEFVKIPVDSLLSETHGRQLAARISMNQTKKEAKPLDPKGDTVWLGVVDKDGNAVSLIQSIYHDFGSGIVAGNTGVLLQNRGSFFSLDKNHINRLEPRKRTFHTLNPAMLFRAGKPYLIYGTMGGEGQPQTQAAIVTRIVDYGFSVQEAIAAPRWLHGRTWGASSNDLKIEGRVPENVTAELAKRGHPVNVVANYTDTMGHAGAILIDPETNVLHGGADPRGDGSAVGY, encoded by the coding sequence GTGTCTAGTACATTTAGCTTTTCAGCTGTTTTTACTCCCCTAGTGGCAAACTTGTCAAGTCTCTCTGTTAGTTCTGTAGCGAATGCTGCTAGCCCAACAACAATGTCTACTAATGGTATGGTAACTACTCCTCACTACCATGCCTCGCAAGCAGCACTTGAGATTCTTAAAGGTGGTGGTAATGCTGTCGATGCTGCGATCGCAGCAGCTTCTACTTTAGCAGCGGTTTATCCCCACATGAATAGTATTGGCGGCGATAACTTCTGGCTGATTTACAACGCAAAAACTAATGAACTTAGAGCGTTGAATGCTAGCGGTCGTGCTGGAGAAAGAGCAACAATTGAATTTTATCAAAAGCAGGGTTATGAAAAGATTCCTTCTAGAGGATACTTAGCCGCAAACACTGTACCTGGAGTTGTTTCAGGGTGGGAACAAGCATATAACTATGCTCAAAAAACAATAGGGAATTCTCTACCCTGGAATCAATTACTCACCTCTGCTATCCGTTATGCTGAAATAGGTGTTCCAGTCACACCTAGTCAAGAAACCTGGACAAAGACAAATATTGACGAAAAAGACCAAGAATTCCGCGCATTACAACGTTTTCCAGCTTTCCGTCAAACGTATCTCAAAGCTAATGGAGAACCTTATACAGTTGGTGAAATTTTTAAACAACCAGAACTTGCCCAGACATTAAAAGTTATTGCAAGTCAAGGAGCAACTGCATTTTATCGAGGTGAAATTGCTCAGCGAATTGTTACAGATGTTCAAAAGAATGGTGGACTTTTAACGCTGCAAGATTTTGCACAACATACTGCTAATTGGGTAGAACCAATTTCGGCAAATTATCGCGGATATCAAGCCTATAATTTTCCACCAAATACCCAAGGAATAGCATCACTGTCAATTCTCAACATCCTCAATAACTTTGATTTAACAAAAATTAGAGAAGGAACAGCAGACTATTATCATCTGATTGTTGAAGCTACTAAACAAGCTTTTGCCGATCGCGATAAATTTGTTAGCGATCCTGAATTTGTCAAGATTCCTGTTGATTCGTTGTTATCAGAAACACACGGTAGACAATTAGCCGCACGCATCAGCATGAATCAAACTAAAAAAGAAGCAAAGCCGCTCGATCCTAAAGGCGATACTGTATGGTTAGGAGTTGTCGATAAAGATGGCAACGCGGTATCTTTAATTCAGAGTATTTACCATGACTTTGGCTCAGGAATTGTTGCTGGTAATACAGGAGTTTTACTGCAAAATCGCGGTAGTTTCTTTTCTTTAGACAAGAATCATATTAATCGTTTGGAACCAAGAAAGCGAACTTTCCACACATTGAATCCAGCAATGCTATTTCGAGCTGGAAAACCATACCTCATCTATGGGACAATGGGTGGTGAAGGACAACCACAAACCCAAGCTGCGATAGTCACTCGTATTGTTGATTATGGCTTTAGCGTGCAAGAAGCAATTGCAGCACCAAGATGGTTACATGGTCGTACGTGGGGAGCATCTTCTAATGACTTGAAAATTGAAGGACGAGTCCCAGAAAACGTAACTGCAGAATTAGCTAAACGCGGGCATCCGGTAAATGTCGTTGCTAATTATACTGACACAATGGGACACGCTGGTGCTATTCTGATTGACCCTGAAACTAACGTGCTGCATGGAGGAGCTGACCCTAGGGGTGATGGTTCAGCGGTAGGATATTAA